CCATTCCGCGCTTGCCGAAGCAGGACGCAAGGAGGGACTCAGGCACGGCGCGGgtggcgccgacgccgcgagcggagaaggaagcggaaaGAAAAGGGCGGATGACCGACAGGTCGCTGACGGCCTTCTCGGCCGACGCGGGCAGCAACTCGTGGCGCAGGATGGAAGGACGGACTCGTTTgttgcgcatgcagcgcgtgACTCGCAGGAGGAAGGGAGCGCGGCAGGGGTATGTACACCTGCGACTAGTGGTGTCAGgggagagaagcagaagggagACGTTTGCGGGCAAGAATTTGGGGCGCAGCAAACGGATGTGTTGCGcaaggcgagcgcgtcgtcgccgcgtggatcctggaaggcgagcggcgatTTTGGAAgggacgagagcgaggacgtGAAAACCGTTTCGTCCCTCTCGCCTACGCAGGACGAGGAGAGCAGTGGATGTAcaccgcgcagggcgcgcaaGGCCtacagcgccgcggagacggaggatTCGGGGTCTGCTCCCGGCGACTCGACCACGGAGGAGGGCAACACGGAAGGCGACTTTgccgtgcgccgcggcgaccaaGCGACCGACGGCCAAGACCGAGTCGTGGAGGGAGCCGGCGCAAGTCAGGCCGTGCGGCGTCCCGACGCTTGCGGACTGGCGGAGGGAGCCGAGAGCCGCCAGGAGTCGGCTGAGAAGAAAAGTCTTTGGCTGGGGGCCCTCGCAGGCCCGCCGCattctctttcttcgtcttggCCTTCGCGATCTCCCGTCGTTTCGTGCGTCGAGACTGTCCCTGTGCACCACTGGAGTGCGCTTCCGCCGGTgctccccgcgcccgcgccgcgcccgcgcttttcggcgccgccgtcgtcgttttcttctctcgcgtctgttgcgcgcgccgtcgcggccgcgtctctgccgggGACGGAGGGCGAGTCTGGCGGCGCTGTccctgcggcttcgctcgcgctgcaggccgcctcTGTGCATCCCTCCGCGttgcctgcggccgcctgggtggtgtctccgccgaccgaactcgcgccgcagcctgcacTGACGTCGGTCGCCTCGTTCGCGGCTCCGGCAGGAGCCACGTCGGgggcgctgccgtcgcgcaTCTACGTGGACGGCGTCTTCGATCTGCTCCACTCGGGGCACTTCAacgcgctgcgccaggcgcggcagctgggGGGCACGCTGGTCGttggcgtctgcagcgacgaggcgacgttcgcggcgaagaagtgCCGGCCGATCTACACGGAGACTGAGCGCGCGGAGATCGTGCGCGGCTGCAAGTGGGTCGATGAAGTGATTGTGGGGACGCCCTACGAGGTTTCAGTCGAGATGCTTGACCGGCTCAactgcggcttcgccgcaCACGGCGACGACTGGGTGGTGGGCGCGGACGGAACCGACGCGTACGCGGGCCCGCGCCAGGCTGGCCGCATGAAGCTCTTCAAACGCACCGAAGGCATCAGCACGTCCACGATCGTCGctcggctgctgcaggctaCGGCGAACGTCGAAaaccgccgcagacgcgcgcgcgtcgccgccgaagggaacgcgccggcgccgcgcgaccccgccgacgccgcgaggcgggcggacGGCACGgcagccgacgaggccgcaaagggcccctccgccgccgcggcgcccggggCGGCCAACACGCACAGCGTGACGCATCCGACGCCCGTGaagcgcttcgcgcgcgacgcgctgcgggaGCAGAAGGAGAGCATGCTTGGCTGCTGGTGCGCCagcaagaagaagcgcgagaagcgcgacgagggcaaggcggagggcgccagcgagggcgagggcgggcgacggcgcgccgggcgccgcgacgaccccgagcgcgagggcgaacgccgcgcgcggaggggagAGGACAAGTCGAGAGCGAAAAAgtgctgcgcaggcggcttccgcggctgcccccggcggcgcccgcgcatgCCACAGGACCCTGAAGAGCGCCGCATGCTCATGTCGACCaagcgtctgctgcagttcATTGGTCAGCCGAAGCGCCCGAAGAAGGGCGGGAAAATCATTTACGTCGACGGCTCCTTCGACGTCTTCCACGTCGGGCACCTGCGCATCCTCGAGAAAGCCAGACAACTTGGCGACTACCTCATCGTCGGCATCCACGACGACGAAACCGTCTCTCGGGTCAAGGGGCCCGGATTCCCCGTCCTCAACTTGCACGAAAGGGCGCTGAACGTCCTCGGTAAGCCTATGCGCCGTCAccgaggcgcgccgtctgcacGCAGCTGCGAACCTCCGCTGACTTGTGTGGTTCTATGCATGTCGTGCAAGTAATGTGCTCTTTCGACATATATTTTGGGTCACTGTTTATTCTGGGTCTGGGTACGGGGGATGGGCAGatgctcgctgccgcgcgcggagagagaaacagCTCCCTCAGCTGCGCCCTTTCCAAGAGGCGCCCTTTGACCtgcctgcgacgcgccgggCTCGCCCTGCCAACTGGACAGTGTGCCTCCCCGCTAGGGACGCTACTCGGAGTCGGCGGGCTGGGTGcgttctgcatgcgcatgcatgtctgTTTGCGTATCCTActtgtgtgtctgtgtgcagCGATGCGCGTAGTGGATGAAGTGATTATCGGCGCGCCGTGGGTGATTCCGCACTACATGCTGAAGCAGTTTCAAATCGACGTCGTGGTGCGCGGCAGTCGCATCGACTCGTTCGCGTACACGCCGGCTGggggggcgtcgccgccgctggaggcgggCACGGGCCCGACGGGCGCcggggcggagggcgaggcccgGGAAGAGGACACAAGCCTGCCGGAGGCTGCAGTGGCGTTTTCGtcgggcgaggaagacgacgacagcGTCGACCCGTACCGCGTGCCGAAGGAGCTCGGGATGTATCGCGAAGTCGagagctcctcctcctggaCGACCCGTGAACTGGTAGAACGCATCCTCGCGAACCGACAAATGCTTCTCGAAACCATCGAAAAGAGGTGAGAcggcgcgggggcgcggccgcggtccAGGTACAGGggctgccggcgcatgcagatcgTCTCCccgcgcgagacagaggTAGGGACGCCGTGTCCGGGAGCGCAATggacgcgcgcatgcggctcgcggcgcagcggcctggCGTCCTGGTGCGGGGTGCATGCAGGCGAGCGGTCGTGTGCGGCGGTGTTCACGCGCGCCTGAGAcccgcgagagaaaaaaagcgaggcGCGTGCAACCTGTTGCTTCTTTCGGTTTGTCGCCTGACGCAGGTGTTCAAAGGAAGCGAATTTCTGGCTTGAGCAGGAcaaggccgcgacggcgcccatGACCGAGCTTTGAGCGGGGGAAAGCGCGACGGacaagagaagagagcggacAGAAACTCGGGAttcgaggaggaagacgctcGCACAGGcgggaaaagaagagaggtccggagacagcagcggtGAAGACAAGAGAACGCAGGGGAGGGGAacaggcgagccgcgacgagACCGAATCTGatggagagaggaaacgaaggAAAGGGAGGTATGGCTCGTGTGGAGTCCTTCGTTCCGTCGAACGCGGGGGCGAGAAGAGCAAGAGAGCGTGGGAAagaagacgctgcggcgcagcgggaaAGGTGGAAACGCTTTCGTTTCTCGGAGCGGCGTGGACGCGACGCTTCGCCCCGCGCTCAGCTCGTGAAGACACGCGACAGGAGAGACGGGACACGCGCTCGGCGGacaggaaggagacgcggcgccaggTCCAGGGACAGCCTCGATGCCTCCTCGAGTgccagcgcctctgcctcttcttttgTCTGTTGACGTGTGACCCGCTTTCACCGCAGGTCAAAAAGTCCGTTCGTCTCCTCGAGGGCACGCGAGTTCTCGCCTGCCTTTGCTCCCCGGCGATCCGCATGTGCGCACTCTCGTGTGTCGCCGGTCACACTGCATCTGTCCGTGCACGGAAacatatataatatatagAAGTAAACgcatgtatatctatatgtagAAGAATTCGGGCTGCATGCTTTCGCCGCTgctgtgcgtctctgcgtcgccgtacGTCCCCGAGATTGTGTATAGATTTTGTCAGCCCTGCGTATTTTGTGTGGCACGGGCGAAAACGAACTTTCCGCGTTGGAAGCAggagttttttttttgtttctgGCTCTGTTTCCTCCGTCTGTTTTGTCGACATCAAGTCAAGAGGCATGCACAACAAGCCGCCGGGGCACTCTTCGCCCCGAGTCcagcgcgtctgcttccAACCGATTTGCACAGAGGGCTGCGCAGCAGTTCTCCGCTACCTCAAGACACCCGTTGGGCGCCAAGACGCCAGCGGCCACGACCCACGAGACTGTGATAGAATCCTAGATCTCAGATACAGGTGCACAGATCGAACAGGGGGTTACATATAGCAAATGCATGCAAGAAAGCAGATTTAGCCTCTGAAACTGAGGTTGGAACTCGTGCCGGGATCGCGGCTAGAAAGGCACACGGGCTCGCTAAAAGCATTTGCAGAAAAACTGTCCCTTAAATCAGCGTGGTGCGTCTCCATCGTAATGTCTCAGACAGCGCTGTTTGCGTGTCAGTACAAAGGCAAagatatatgaatatatatatatatatatatatatatatatatatatatatatatatgtattggTAGAGTTGCGTTGGTGGGCATGGCATGAGCCCGCGGCACCGCTCCGGACGTCCGAACTGTATACAACACCTATACGTGCATGAAGCGGGCAGCCTGTTCGATCTCTGCACCCcgggcgcgcctcgtctccctcgcaaTCTTTGCTTCCACAGTCGTTTGCACGTGTGAGGAACTGCATGATGCACGCCCCAGGTGGCTCAGTCTTGCGGGCTTGGTGGCGGCAGTCGAGCGTCTCAGAACCAAGGCGTCAGGCATTTCTTGCTGCGGCCCTGTTAAGCTGCAGCGTAAAGATTCTCCGCGTTGTTTGCATAGGCTCTTGGGCCCCTTGCGCCGATTTCGAATCATAGGACGGCGCTGCACCGATGTTTCGTGGGCGGCGGGATACAAAACTACATGGGAGAAAACCGGCTGTGTGCCGGCATACTTTTTGAAAACGCCAGTCACAGTTTTGACTGTAGATGCGGTCCTTCTAGGCGGGAAAGCGTAGCGGTCGTCACTGGCAGGCTTCTCACGGACACCACGAATACCTCACGATAAATATAACGAAGAAATTATCATAACAGGTGTCGCTTCCTAACATCCCCGAATGCGAAAGACAAGCCCTGCATCAACCTTCTCCGctgtcggcgcccgcctAAAGATTGTGCGGGGGCAGCTTTCTGTGGTTTTTACGCTTCTTCGCAATCTTTTTGGCCAGAGGCCAGGTCTCGTGCCGTGAAGTCGCGGTATTTCTGCCGCGAGCCAGAACTCCGGTTTTTCTAGAAAAACCAGGCATATTTTTGCTTTTCAGGTTTTTAACTCAGCTATATGCACGGCGCCAGTTGCCGCATCAGCTTCTTCGCTCTGTTCGGGTGCCGTCAAGCTCATGCCGATGCCTTCCTGCGGCCGACCGGAACTGTTCTAGTCCCGTTCCCACACCAGAATCCCACACTTAGTGTCTGCTTAACGGGGTAAGAGTTTGGAGGGTTGCTGCTACTGCTTCAACATCCCATCAGCGCATCCACCGACGCTCCGAACACAGGTTTCGTTGCGGACTACCCAACTGAGCTCCGGACGACTTGAAACTTCCGGTGTGCGGACAGCTCCCCCGCTTCACGCGAGGAAATGCTGGAAGACGAAAAAATCGTTGTTTTCTGAAAAGCGCGTGGAATCCTCTGTGTACAAACGAGTCTTCTGCGCACGCGTGGTGCTGCGGGGTCAACCCCGTGGACAGTGTTTCCAGGTTATAGTCTGCGGATCTCCGAAACAGGCCCAAGCAGCCGCGTTTTCCGAATTTTCCAGCGGTCGGGAGGAGCTGTAGACCGGACTCAGTATACACAGCAACAGGTTTGCTTGCATTTGCGCTAGGTCAGCCTGACACGGCCTAACCGCGCTGTTCGCCGGGtctgctgccttctcgcATTTATCTCGTCCTAAGCAGCTTTGTTTAGCAACCAACTCTATTCCTGCTTGCCCGTCCCCGTGTAGACCAGTGGATCTTCAGTtcggaggcagaggcagcaagCGTGGATCCTTGTGCTCAGCAGCATGCGCAGAGGCTCACTGGTTTCAGGTGTCATTCTGCTGGTCGCTCTGTAATTGGACGCGGGTTAGCAGGACGCAACGTTCATCTGCCGTGCTCCACTGTACTCTCGCCATCGTCCAGGGACGTCCACTGGGGTATATGAAGAAGTTTCTAGAATGGAGTCGTTCACTCCGTTTCCCGAGAGCTTTCTAGAGGTCCTAGCGTCGGAAGGGTTCGTTAAACTCGTTGTACTCGCGTGCGTGCAGGGGATCCTTTTTCACCTTGCCTCCCTCGGAGTCACAAAAACGTCGCTTTGTAGAGTGCCGCAGACGCTGTTCTCGGAATCACTTCTGGCACAGCTCCTCGAGACTGACAGGCACGAAGGCGCCCTTTTTTCGGACGGGGAAGATCCCATTGAGGACGAGAGAAACCGTGTCTTCTTTGAAACCAAAATCGAAATACAGCAACTGCAGTTCCTCTGTGTCATTCTCCTCCTCGGATGTGCGGTCGTCTTCCAGGAGACAGGCGGATGCGTGGGGAGACCCTCGAAACTGCTTGGTGATGTAATTGCGTTTTTTAACGACTGGACGGGGAAACTCACTCATGGCGCACAAGGGGATTTCCACACCTTCACGAGGTGGTAGACGTTCCCTGCGCCAGCTCAGATACAACATATACGCATAActattatatatatgtgtagatgtgcatgcatgttgGTGTAGGGAGCTCAACAGCCCGACGAAAACAGCTCATAGGtatgcagctgcgcgtgtgcacCGACTGGCGTACTCGCGCGTGAGATGAATCATTAAGGTGCGTTTCATGGACACGTATGCAAATGCTGCGTGCAACTGATTGAATCCATTGACTACGGCTAGTATGTATGCAGTTGCGAATCCGTGCACGTCCGGTGCCAAACGACGTTGGGGCATTCGCGCCGCGGGTAGCTTTTTTCTGGATGTTTTTCGCCGGAACTCCAGCATAGCGGCAGCTTGCTCACAATGGAGAGAGCAACTCCTTCCGCAGGCGTTCATCCAGGCCTTCTTCACAGCTACACGCAGAAGGATAAGAAGACCTTTGAGTACCAGATGCATGAAACAATTGCCTTTCAGGCGCATTGTGTGCGGACGTGCCAGCGCCAAACAGCCTTCTTGTTGGTGGCTAGGGAACTTTAATGTGCTGTTTGCAGGATAGCCCGCAGGTGCCGTGCTTTGCGTTCCTCGTTCCCCCGAAAAACGGAAACGCGGGCTGTGGTTTGTTCTCTTTGTCATGATACAAAAGGCAGAAACTTCCCATCTCTTTGCTTGTGCGTTGCCTCTCCAAGGAGATTGCCGACAAGACGCCTGCTGAGAAAATCAGCGACTTGTTTCCGCCTCATTTTAAATCCACAGGTGAAACAGAGAGGATCCCCCCACGGGGGCAGGCTGCGAAGAAGATCCCGCAGTTTTTTTTACCAGAACCGGCAGAATAAGCTGCGGCCCCAATTCAGTGGTTTTCTTCGAAACCTCCATTTCGTGCGTGGCACGCAGAGAGCAAAAACCCGGctccgtctccgcgtgcTGCCCGACTGCATGTGCTGCAAGTGTGTGCTTCTCAGAGACTCTCTGCAGGTGATGAATTTCGTTTtttgctgcgcctgcgctgccgcaaGAGCGCTGGCGTGCGCCGCTGGGAGCAGGAACTCCTCAGCGCAAGGCGATGGCGCAAAAATATCAAACAACACGTTTGTCAATGGAGACAAACCGCAGGATACACCCGTGCACATAATTGCACGCACATGGTCGCTTTACACACATTGCTACCAGCACCTAGGATTGGAGATCCGCTGTAGTGTTGATAGATGGCACGCAACACCTCTGCGTACTGTACTGTCGCACCCATGTATGCGTAGACACAACCGCACGCTTCCGTAAAGGCGCAGCCACATATCCTTGCACATTTTCAAGGCATTCCCCCCCTGCGTTGAACACCGACGGCCTCTCACCCAGCGCTAATAACAAGACAATTATAGTGTTTTGCCAAATTATGGATATCGACAGAGCTATCTATAGTGGAATGAAAAGTACTAGTCGACGATCGTAGAATACCACAAAGCAGAGGCTCAAGTATAGAGCTCCTCACCCGCcaccgtcgcctcgctcatGTACACACGAAAAGGTCTTCCTGCACTACGCGGAGAACCACGCGCGAGTATTAGTAAAAAGTACACCGCCGTGCACAGTGAAATTGCGTCTTTAGAGACTCGATGCTTGCTCGATTTCGACTCAAACCTAACCACGCGGAGGCAAATGTGAATATCGAATGGCCACTGAGCTCGCCCGGGTTCTGCGTGTGGATGCGACAAATAAAGACATGCACATTtcaggcagacgccgcagatgcGACGGACAAGACTGCGGCGCGGAAAGACAGGCACGAGGAGACACCGCGAGGAATTACTCGGCTCGGatcgccgcagacgagttGAACTTGCAGAAGACGTTGCGAATCTCCAAGTTGTTAGTTCCATCGCCATCTGAGAGGTAGCGGgcaagaggcggcgcgagttTGCCTTCCTGCACTTCGTCGCCTTGCGAAGACTCAGATCCGGCAGAAGGCCCCGTGGAGCCCTGAGCGTCTACGGCGATCGTTCGCGGAGGACTCACAGCGCCCTTGACTGAGAAACGACAGATGACACACAAAAAAAGTAAAACccgagcggagagagacgtgACGAGaggccggggggggggggagggaagggggCAGGCAGGGGACGGACGACTGCCCTGCATGCCGGCCTACCAGCAAGGCCATGAACGCAGATTCAACATTCTAGCCTGTTGTCATTACCGCCTGCGATGCTTTTGTGActcgccgctctgcgtgcgGCAGCCCGAAAATACGCAGAGAGATATATGCACTGCCTGCACGCCGAGCTGGACGCTCGGTTTACGACTCCTGCCTAAACCTCGACTCCCCCTTCCCGCTCGAcgtcgctgcgtgcgccgtcgcagaggcACGCGTGTGCATCCGCGCATCACATCCGCCTTCTCAGGTGTCTCTATTTCCACTTttccctcttcgccttccgcgcacctctgccgccagcgccgactTGGCCGTGGGCGTTGAAGCCCCAACCGACAAGTTTGCCGGAACTCATGAGCGCGAGGCAGTGTGCGCTGCCGCATGCGACTTTCTCCGCGCAGAAAATCGACGACGGTCCCGGGAGGTCTCGCGAGGAGGTCAGCGCAAAGGACGAGCGTCCCGCcggggacgaaggcgagtggaccgcagaggcggagcgcGGAAACTGCGAGGAAAAAAAGCCGCGCCTCAAGAAACCGAAACGGCCTCAACGGCTGACTGCACCCGACAGGGCCGTGACACGCACGCCGCAGAGCACAGAGGACGGCTAGCAAAACAGACACACAGTCGAGGGACGagaacgaaggcgacgaaacgcagacacgcgaaaGAGGCTGCAGGGCACAGCCTCCCACGGCTCCGCCAGGAGTGCTCTGGTTGtcgcagctctcgcgcgagacgacgcgacACGCAGGTGGAACCGAGCCGAGTGCCCGCGCGACTTGCGAAAGGCTCGACATGGAGGGCCCCCGAAAGCGAGTGCAGACCTATTCTGCCTCTGCAAACTCTgccggaggggggggggcaggggggaggctgctgcggcgggcgcgacccTGGAGCCCGGCTTTGCGTGCCTGGTGCCTACTACACCACACTTTTTGCCACCgaaacgcatgcagacgagACGTGAGTCGGGTCTTTAGCAGCTGCACCAAACTTTGGAGTGCAGAAGCTCGTTCAGGCGCGAGAGTGTTTCGTCTCAAAACACCCGCGGCGACAACTCAACACCCCAAAGGTacgaagcagacgcgaacgcctctgcggcgcaggtgAGACGCAAACCGGGGAGAGAAGCAAAGAAACAGGTGGCAGACAAgtcagcggcgtctgccaGGTTGAAGAAGGACACACTGAGAGAACTTGGCATGCAGGAAAGGTATGACcgacgcgaagaaagcaCCGAAATTCCTCTGTGTGAACGCGTCCAAAAAAAAACACGGGACCAGAACCACGGCGCCAGAAAAACGAGACTTACGACAACTGGGGAGAGgacttgctgctgctgttgcaGCGTTCGTCCGCACTGCCCAAACGCCGTCTCTCCGCAGCAGAGCAGCGCATTTCTTTTCAGCCGCGTGTCGGAGAACCTGAGGAAAAAGTGGAATCCTAGGAATCGCCAAATTCATCTCCAACTCTATCGAACCGCACGCACGTATGCACATATTCTTCTCACTAAGTGCCTAGTCAGTACCCTGCGAGCCTCGAGACTCCTCTTTCCTCCGTGGATGAGAAGCTCGAAGAAAAAAGCAAAGAGAGAGATACCCCGATACGCAGGGCTCTATGCGCAAAatgacgcagagagagaatcAACTTTCAGATCAACGGATGTGGCGggctgccgcccgccccgaCCCTGTCTACAAGGTCGGGGAGGGTGGGGGGATGCAACGATTGGTCGGCATTTCACACGAGTCTCTGCGTTTTGTTTCATTCCCGAACTGCCCTGCCAATCTGCATCCGCCCCATCGGCTGAATATTCGCCTGCGAGGGGTGCTTATTCGCATGCAAAGTGAAGTGCTCACACGTACTCTTGGTGATTATCTtggaagaggagaagagagaaatcatctcccgccgcgacggccgtCACTGTGCACTGCTTCACTGCAGATCCGAGGCAACACAAACATCCGACACCGACACGCGACAAGCTCCCTTTCGCCTCAACCTCGAAGCGCAGAGAAATAAGGCTAAATGCATCGAGAGTTGCATGGAGAATTcggacacgcgcgcgcaaaATATGTGTGACCGAATCTCCCCTGTCGTAAGCAACAGAACTCTAGTGGTCTCGACTCGAATTtgcggctccgcgcggcgtccgcgtgcaTCTGTACAGAGCTTCTCTGCGCCAAACGATCTGCGGGTACATAAGCACGCATGTATGAATTCGACCCCGTTTCCGACCCAGGGACTGCAGCCGCTCGACTCGAGTtccgccgctgtctgcggcctcgcacgGGTGCCAGAAGACGGCCATCCGAGGTTTGTGCAACGGGAAGATTTCAAACTTGTTTTTTTGTGCACAGACAAAGTTCACCTCCTGGGAAGCCTGACGGGGGCAACACCGCGACGGGCGAGTGCTGAAGGTGCCGGTCTGCGTAGCTGTAGGACACCGCGCGCGGAATGTGGACTTTGTTGCCTGAGCGACAcaacagagagacacactcAGAGGCCGACCTCGTCTGACGCAGCAACAGCGGTAATCCGCGAAACCagagcgccgcctcagcgggACAGAGATCAGTTGCCCGTCGCCCAATTTTCCGACTTTTCTTCCAATTTCTGCAATTTTTTCCTCACCTTTTAGGCGCTCCATCCACGTCGTGCCTGCGACACCCTGTTGGTTAGAACGCGTGTCGCCGAGGCCGAGCTGAATCTTCGAGTCGTCGCCGAAGCTAAATACAAAATTCAAGTCGAAAAGGCCTCCCTACGCTCATAGCAAGTAGTACTTCAAAACATACGATGTGATGCAGAGCTCTCTACGCGCAGAGGGGCATGTGTGCCACCTCGCGGGAGGCAGGAATCACTTAGGACCATCCGAGGTGACGGCCTCCGCCTAGCGCGAAACGCATGCGCATCTAAAATCCCTTTAAATGTGCAGGATTGGAACTGAAGTGGCTCTGAGCGGCCTGACGGGGACACGCAGGCCTGCACAGGTGCGAATCCCACGGGCTAACAAAACCGATGCACGCACACTGGACGGATTCCTGGATACCGGCCGGAAGTTCCACGGCAGATAAAAATCTGCCTAGAAAACCTAAGTGGCTACAGGATCCACCGCAACTTTCCAAGACCCACACACGCGTACAACGCTACACGCACatacacaaacatatatacatatatgtgtaaaTATTTTTAAAAATGGAAAAATAGTAGAGATTGCGCGAATGCGTGGGAATGGGTTCCGGCTCGCGTACGCGTAGACTTTTCCTTCTttggagaggcagagggTGTGGTGGAGGCCACAGGAGACGTCGGCAATCTTGGGTGCGCTCGTTTTCGTCGCGCCCCAGTCGACGTCGGCGTTGGAGAAGTCGACGCGGTGCATGCGGACGTGTAGCGAGGCCTCGTCGAGCGGCCGAGGCTCCACGCCGCACTCGCCGTACAGATTCGCGCCGCAACAGTCTGCAAACGGAACGGAGCCCGCCCGCATCCGAAAAGACACGCACGCGAGATAAAGATGGAGGGACGACCGCGCCTCGAGCAccgcagcgaag
Above is a window of Besnoitia besnoiti strain Bb-Ger1 chromosome Unknown contig00007, whole genome shotgun sequence DNA encoding:
- a CDS encoding Phosphoethanolamine-cytidyltransferase (encoded by transcript BESB_071770); this encodes MAAVAPAPGLPGPDVPGALAPPSDSWTPSPLPSSSYLHKLIFLYLRINADEALSTQLQHWRASCSGRASFSSFPSPSLSSPSFAGSCASSGEASSASPCYACEGDSCSSPRGEARAEKKEDGSQSKCSCCVCCCLRDPKATAEADAEFSALRAHLLQFIAHGEASVSSAQTSVGERNREGEDDKSFPRTASHSALAEAGRKEGLRHGAGGADAASGEGSGKKRADDRQVADGLLGRRGQQLVAQDGRTDSFVAHAARDSQEEGSAAGVCTPATSGVRGEKQKGDVCGQEFGAQQTDVLRKASASSPRGSWKASGDFGRDESEDVKTVSSLSPTQDEESSGCTPRRARKAYSAAETEDSGSAPGDSTTEEGNTEGDFAVRRGDQATDGQDRVVEGAGASQAVRRPDACGLAEGAESRQESAEKKSLWLGALAGPPHSLSSSWPSRSPVVSCVETVPVHHWSALPPVLPAPAPRPRFSAPPSSFSSLASVARAVAAASLPGTEGESGGAVPAASLALQAASVHPSALPAAAWVVSPPTELAPQPALTSVASFAAPAGATSGALPSRIYVDGVFDLLHSGHFNALRQARQLGGTLVVGVCSDEATFAAKKCRPIYTETERAEIVRGCKWVDEVIVGTPYEVSVEMLDRLNCGFAAHGDDWVVGADGTDAYAGPRQAGRMKLFKRTEGISTSTIVARLLQATANVENRRRRARVAAEGNAPAPRDPADAARRADGTAADEAAKGPSAAAAPGAANTHSVTHPTPVKRFARDALREQKESMLGCWCASKKKREKRDEGKAEGASEGEGGRRRAGRRDDPEREGERRARRGEDKSRAKKCCAGGFRGCPRRRPRMPQDPEERRMLMSTKRLLQFIGQPKRPKKGGKIIYVDGSFDVFHVGHLRILEKARQLGDYLIVGIHDDETVSRVKGPGFPVLNLHERALNVLAMRVVDEVIIGAPWVIPHYMLKQFQIDVVVRGSRIDSFAYTPAGGASPPLEAGTGPTGAGAEGEAREEDTSLPEAAVAFSSGEEDDDSVDPYRVPKELGMYREVESSSSWTTRELVERILANRQMLLETIEKRCSKEANFWLEQDKAATAPMTEL